A genomic window from Levilactobacillus yonginensis includes:
- a CDS encoding ATP-binding cassette domain-containing protein — protein sequence MTEPEFIEIINDRENNLKNVSLKIPKNQLTVFTGVSGSGKSSIVFDTIAQEAGRQLNSTYDSFTRLYLPRYHRPDVDEVNNLATAIVIDQKPLGGNARSTLGTVSDINPLLRILFSRFGKPSYGEASNAFSFNDPAGMCPDCEGIGKTYVLKRDVAVDRQKSLAEGAVQLPGHGVNSFYDEVMKATGLFDLNKPLVDYTADEFEALMNGEQDVTVVYKGTTFNTTFEGIERQFYRQNLKTGQGSSEGARKKISKFATMVPCPTCHGTRYRPEVLASKIQGSSIADLLALQLNDLQTTLASFTDERMAGILAGIQERVQGLVDVGLDYLTLTRETTTLSGGESQRVKTVRYLANSLTGLLYILDEPSTGLHPRDVHRLNTLLQKLRDKGNTVLVVEHDPDVIKVADYVVDVGPQAGIHGGEITFTGSYQALLASETLTGKYLLQQLPVNPQPRQPQDFITSAPSQLHNLQDAVLRVPTGLFTVVTGVAGSGKSTLVDQVFAIDHPEAIRLTQRPIHTNSRANPATYLSVMNEIRKLLATANDVSDSLFSYNSKGACPTCGGKGVLELNLSFMENATIECDTCHGGRFDPQVLAYQYQGKNVVEILAMTVEEAATFFAGTKVAPKLKQVLNVGLGYLALGQPLNTISGGEGQRLKIAKELNKRGNLYILDEPTTGLHASDTSNLISIINRLVDRGNTVIVIEHNLDVIRSADWIIDIGPDGGSKGGEVLYEGPVSGLTTAPRSVTARYL from the coding sequence ATGACTGAACCAGAATTCATTGAAATCATCAACGACCGCGAGAACAATCTGAAAAATGTTAGTCTGAAAATTCCCAAGAATCAGCTGACAGTTTTCACTGGCGTCTCGGGGTCGGGTAAATCATCCATCGTGTTTGACACTATTGCCCAAGAGGCCGGTCGGCAACTCAACAGTACATATGATAGCTTCACGCGACTCTATCTCCCCCGTTATCACCGGCCGGATGTGGATGAGGTCAACAACCTCGCAACCGCCATTGTGATTGATCAAAAACCATTGGGCGGGAATGCGCGGTCGACGTTAGGAACCGTGAGTGATATTAATCCACTACTCCGAATTCTCTTTTCTCGGTTTGGCAAGCCAAGTTATGGTGAGGCTAGTAATGCCTTTTCTTTTAACGATCCAGCGGGGATGTGCCCCGATTGTGAGGGGATCGGTAAAACCTATGTTTTAAAACGTGACGTGGCGGTTGATCGTCAGAAGTCACTCGCCGAGGGTGCCGTTCAGTTGCCTGGACACGGCGTGAATAGTTTCTACGATGAGGTTATGAAGGCGACTGGCTTGTTTGATCTGAATAAGCCGTTGGTGGATTATACGGCTGATGAGTTTGAAGCATTGATGAACGGTGAACAGGACGTCACCGTGGTTTACAAAGGGACGACGTTCAATACCACCTTTGAAGGCATTGAACGCCAATTTTACCGGCAGAACCTGAAGACGGGACAGGGGAGTAGTGAGGGTGCCCGAAAGAAAATTTCAAAGTTTGCGACCATGGTGCCATGTCCCACCTGCCACGGTACGCGCTACCGGCCCGAAGTCTTGGCTTCAAAGATTCAGGGGAGCAGTATCGCTGATCTCCTAGCGTTACAGCTAAACGATCTTCAGACCACGTTGGCTAGCTTTACCGATGAACGAATGGCTGGTATCCTGGCTGGTATTCAGGAACGGGTACAGGGCCTAGTCGACGTTGGCCTCGACTACTTGACGTTAACCCGAGAAACGACCACGTTATCTGGTGGAGAATCGCAGCGGGTTAAGACGGTCCGTTACCTTGCTAATAGTCTGACTGGGCTACTCTACATTTTGGATGAGCCGAGTACGGGGCTACATCCGCGTGACGTTCATCGGTTGAACACGTTATTACAAAAACTCCGAGATAAGGGCAATACGGTGCTGGTCGTGGAACATGATCCAGACGTCATCAAGGTTGCTGATTACGTGGTCGACGTGGGCCCGCAAGCTGGCATCCATGGCGGCGAGATTACTTTTACTGGGAGTTATCAGGCGTTGTTGGCGAGTGAGACGTTGACTGGAAAGTACCTGCTGCAACAATTGCCAGTCAATCCACAACCCCGCCAGCCCCAAGACTTTATAACTAGTGCACCGAGCCAGTTGCATAACTTGCAGGATGCTGTCTTGCGGGTGCCAACGGGATTGTTCACGGTGGTCACGGGAGTTGCTGGTTCAGGTAAGAGTACACTAGTTGATCAGGTCTTTGCTATTGACCATCCTGAGGCCATTCGGCTAACGCAGCGCCCAATTCATACCAACAGTCGGGCTAATCCGGCCACCTATTTAAGTGTTATGAATGAGATCCGCAAATTGTTGGCTACAGCCAATGACGTTAGTGATAGCCTGTTTAGTTATAACTCCAAAGGGGCTTGCCCGACCTGTGGTGGTAAGGGCGTCTTGGAACTCAATCTTTCCTTTATGGAAAATGCGACGATCGAATGTGATACCTGTCATGGTGGTCGGTTTGATCCCCAGGTTTTGGCCTATCAGTATCAGGGGAAAAACGTTGTCGAGATTTTAGCGATGACTGTTGAAGAGGCAGCCACGTTCTTTGCGGGCACCAAGGTCGCTCCTAAATTGAAACAAGTTTTGAACGTTGGGCTAGGTTATTTAGCCCTCGGGCAACCCCTGAATACGATTTCCGGTGGTGAGGGGCAGCGTCTGAAGATTGCGAAGGAGCTTAATAAGCGGGGGAACCTGTATATTTTGGATGAACCAACGACCGGGCTTCATGCCTCTGACACCAGCAACTTGATTAGTATTATCAATCGTTTGGTGGACCGCGGCAATACGGTGATTGTGATTGAGCATAATCTCGACGTGATTCGCAGTGCTGATTGGATTATTGATATTGGCCCAGATGGTGGGAGCAAGGGTGGTGAGGTTCTCTATGAAGGCCCCGTTAGTGGATTAACAACGGCACCGCGCTCCGTGACTGCACGGTATTTGTAG
- a CDS encoding sugar O-acetyltransferase, whose translation MERSEYDKMMAEELYNVNDEQLVQERVAARDLYEELTTIPFRDKEQQTALLRRLFGSVGQNVEVRPRFVCDYGYNIHVGNNFFANFDCILLDTCDITIGDNALLAPRVQIYTAAHPLNVAARTSWLGVGQPVKIGDNVWIGGNATILPGVTLGDNVVVGGGSVVTKSFGDNVLLAGNPARVIKQLDAQGNPIEN comes from the coding sequence ATGGAACGATCGGAATACGACAAAATGATGGCGGAGGAACTCTACAACGTCAATGATGAACAGCTGGTCCAGGAACGGGTTGCTGCTCGCGACCTATACGAAGAACTAACGACAATTCCATTTCGGGATAAGGAGCAGCAAACGGCACTGCTGCGGCGGTTGTTTGGGTCAGTGGGGCAGAACGTAGAGGTGCGGCCACGGTTTGTCTGTGATTATGGATACAACATTCACGTGGGCAATAACTTTTTTGCAAACTTTGATTGTATCCTATTAGATACTTGTGACATTACAATCGGTGATAACGCTCTTTTAGCGCCACGGGTGCAAATCTACACGGCGGCCCATCCGCTCAACGTGGCCGCCCGAACGTCTTGGTTGGGGGTGGGACAGCCAGTGAAAATTGGCGACAATGTTTGGATTGGAGGCAATGCCACCATCTTGCCAGGTGTGACGTTAGGCGATAACGTTGTTGTTGGCGGTGGCTCAGTTGTAACCAAATCTTTTGGCGACAACGTGTTGCTTGCTGGAAACCCTGCACGGGTGATCAAGCAATTAGATGCACAGGGCAATCCAATAGAGAACTAA
- a CDS encoding GntR family transcriptional regulator, whose translation MENKYQKVKDALKEAILSGRYQIDHKLPTETEMMEQFNVSRYTVRRAVGDLETEHFIYRIQGGGMFVQDWHKDWTTESDSNMIGVITTHFADYIFPRIIYGIDQVISDSGYSLLLGNTHNDHQKERKNLINMLNGKVAGLIIEPTQSALPNPNMDLYQEIKDDGIPVLFINASYPQLDFPAVTTDDVGGERRIMDYLLELGHESIVGIFQVDDIQGVHRMNGFVQAYQQHPEISYKSNLIMYQSGDDFTKITNRIDSYLATEDRPTAIACYNDQLAIRLQAYLKSQGLRIPEDVSVVGFDNYQMAQYLSPSLTTLSHEKEIMGQDAAKMMLKLLDKQDVQSITYDPQLVIRHSAGKPGKLAEN comes from the coding sequence ATGGAAAATAAATATCAAAAGGTTAAAGATGCTTTGAAAGAAGCCATTCTTTCAGGCCGATATCAAATTGATCATAAACTGCCGACGGAAACTGAAATGATGGAGCAGTTCAACGTTTCCCGCTACACCGTGCGCCGAGCAGTCGGCGATTTGGAGACTGAACACTTCATTTACCGGATTCAGGGGGGCGGTATGTTCGTTCAAGACTGGCATAAGGACTGGACGACCGAGAGCGACAGTAACATGATTGGGGTCATTACGACTCACTTTGCAGATTACATTTTCCCGCGGATCATCTACGGTATTGATCAGGTTATCTCCGATAGTGGGTATTCATTGCTACTGGGAAACACCCATAACGACCATCAAAAGGAACGCAAGAACTTAATCAACATGTTGAACGGGAAAGTCGCGGGGTTGATCATTGAACCCACCCAGAGTGCTTTGCCTAACCCCAACATGGACCTCTACCAAGAAATCAAAGACGACGGGATTCCGGTCCTCTTTATCAACGCAAGTTACCCCCAGCTAGACTTCCCCGCAGTAACCACGGATGATGTGGGCGGCGAACGCCGGATCATGGACTACCTGTTAGAGCTCGGTCATGAGAGTATTGTTGGAATTTTCCAAGTGGATGATATTCAAGGGGTTCATCGGATGAACGGGTTCGTTCAGGCTTACCAACAACATCCAGAAATTTCCTATAAGAGTAACTTGATTATGTACCAATCTGGTGATGATTTTACCAAGATCACTAACCGGATTGATTCGTATCTGGCGACTGAGGATCGGCCAACGGCCATTGCCTGTTATAATGACCAATTGGCGATTCGGTTGCAAGCCTACCTTAAGAGCCAAGGGCTGCGAATTCCTGAGGATGTCTCCGTAGTCGGTTTCGATAATTACCAGATGGCGCAATACCTGAGTCCCAGCCTAACGACCTTGAGTCACGAAAAGGAGATTATGGGTCAGGATGCAGCGAAGATGATGCTAAAACTCTTGGACAAACAAGATGTTCAATCCATCACATACGATCCCCAATTAGTTATTCGGCACTCAGCGGGAAAACCGGGAAAATTAGCTGAAAATTAG
- a CDS encoding sugar porter family MFS transporter has protein sequence MDKKKSVSSKFIFFFGSFGGILFGYDIGVMTGALPFLKTDWNLTNASLIGWVTSAVMFGAIFGAAIAGQLADKLGRRRMILMSSLVFAIGSILCGFSPNNGTLYLIGMRIFLGLAVGAASALVPAYMSEMAPAHLRGSLSGINQTMIVSGMLISYVIDFVLKDLPENISWRLMLGLASVPAIILFAGVLKLPESPRFLIKANRLDEARQVLSFVRKPEEVEGEVKAIQETAATEKNSMEKTSWATLFNSKYRYLVIAGVGVAAFQQFQGANAIFYYIPLIVEKATGSAASSALMWPIVQGVLLVIGSLLYIWIAEKFNRRTLLTLGGTVMALSFLLPAVINWIVPNASPMMIVFFLSIYVAFYSFTWAPLTWVLVGEVFPLAVRGRASGLASSFNWIGSWAVGLLFPIMTASMSQEAVFAVFGLICVFGVLFIRFCVPETRGHSLEEIEARGTNHGKKKVEETVESN, from the coding sequence TTGGATAAGAAAAAATCGGTTTCCAGTAAATTTATCTTCTTCTTCGGGTCATTCGGGGGTATCTTGTTCGGTTATGACATCGGTGTTATGACCGGGGCCTTACCATTCCTGAAGACCGACTGGAATTTAACAAACGCTTCATTGATTGGTTGGGTGACTTCAGCTGTGATGTTCGGTGCCATCTTCGGTGCCGCTATCGCTGGGCAACTGGCCGATAAGTTAGGTCGTCGTCGGATGATCTTGATGTCCTCATTGGTCTTCGCGATTGGGTCTATCCTTTGTGGGTTCTCACCTAACAATGGAACACTTTACCTGATTGGGATGCGGATATTCTTAGGATTAGCCGTTGGGGCTGCTTCAGCCTTGGTTCCTGCATACATGTCAGAAATGGCCCCCGCACACTTGCGGGGAAGTCTTTCCGGGATCAACCAAACTATGATTGTTTCCGGGATGTTAATTTCCTACGTGATTGACTTTGTTTTAAAAGATTTACCAGAAAATATCTCATGGCGGTTGATGTTAGGATTGGCTTCCGTCCCCGCCATTATCCTCTTCGCTGGGGTGCTGAAGTTACCAGAATCACCACGTTTCTTGATTAAGGCCAACCGATTAGACGAAGCGCGCCAAGTACTGTCCTTCGTTCGGAAGCCTGAAGAAGTTGAAGGCGAAGTTAAAGCCATTCAAGAAACTGCTGCTACTGAAAAGAACTCAATGGAAAAGACGTCTTGGGCAACGCTGTTTAACAGCAAGTATCGCTACCTGGTTATCGCCGGTGTTGGTGTGGCTGCCTTCCAGCAATTCCAAGGTGCCAACGCCATCTTCTACTACATTCCATTGATCGTTGAAAAGGCAACTGGGAGCGCCGCAAGTTCTGCTCTGATGTGGCCAATCGTTCAAGGGGTCCTGTTGGTTATCGGGTCATTACTTTACATCTGGATCGCTGAAAAATTCAATCGCCGGACGTTGTTGACCTTAGGTGGGACGGTTATGGCTTTGTCCTTCCTGTTACCAGCCGTTATCAACTGGATCGTGCCAAACGCCAGTCCAATGATGATCGTCTTCTTCCTATCCATCTACGTGGCCTTCTACTCATTCACTTGGGCACCATTGACCTGGGTTCTGGTTGGGGAAGTCTTCCCATTAGCTGTTCGGGGCCGGGCATCCGGTTTGGCTTCATCCTTCAACTGGATTGGTTCATGGGCCGTTGGGTTATTGTTCCCAATCATGACCGCATCAATGTCACAAGAAGCCGTCTTCGCTGTCTTCGGTCTCATCTGTGTCTTCGGTGTTCTGTTCATCCGCTTCTGTGTTCCAGAAACGCGTGGTCACTCACTTGAAGAAATCGAAGCTCGTGGGACTAACCACGGTAAGAAAAAAGTTGAAGAAACTGTTGAAAGCAATTAA
- a CDS encoding xylulokinase, translated as MNLVETAQAVEAGKVSLGIELGSTRIKAVLVTDDFNTIASGSYVWENRYEDGVWTYPLEEVWSGIQQSYTQMTADVQSKYHASLKHINAIGISAMMHGYLAFDKNDDLLVPFRTWRNNITGQSADELTKLFDFNIPQRWSIAHLYQAILNHEDHVANVDFFTTLAGYVTWKLSGKKVLGVGDASGMFPIDEKTGTYNQDMLEKFNNLDNVKPYPWQLADILPDILPAGKAAGSLTADGAKLLDASGNLEAGSVMAPPEGDAGTGMVGTNSVRQRTGNISVGTSAFSMNVLDKPLSKVYRDIDIVMTPDGSPVAMVHVNNCSSDINAWANIFGEFAARLGVDLKPDRLYETLFLASTKADADAGGLVNYSYQSGENITKIQAGRPLFVRTPNSHFSLPNFMLTQLYAAFAPLQIGMDILVNEEHVQTDVMIAQGGLFRTPVIGQQALANALNIPITVMSTAGEGGPWGMAVLAAFAQRNTGESLEDFLDQDVFTNPESMTLSPEPEGVKGYRKFIGKYQSGLSVEAAAGDAISD; from the coding sequence ATGAACTTAGTTGAAACGGCTCAAGCTGTTGAAGCGGGCAAGGTTTCATTAGGGATTGAATTAGGTTCAACCCGGATCAAGGCAGTTCTGGTGACCGATGACTTTAACACCATCGCATCAGGCAGCTATGTTTGGGAAAACCGTTATGAAGACGGCGTTTGGACCTACCCGCTTGAAGAAGTTTGGTCGGGGATTCAGCAGAGCTACACGCAAATGACTGCTGACGTTCAGAGCAAGTATCACGCAAGTTTGAAGCACATTAACGCTATCGGGATCAGTGCTATGATGCACGGTTACCTGGCTTTTGATAAGAATGACGACTTGTTGGTACCTTTCCGGACGTGGCGGAACAACATTACGGGTCAGTCAGCTGATGAATTGACCAAGTTGTTTGATTTTAATATTCCACAACGGTGGAGTATTGCGCACCTCTACCAAGCCATTCTCAATCATGAGGATCACGTGGCGAACGTCGACTTCTTCACGACGTTGGCTGGGTACGTGACCTGGAAGCTATCTGGGAAAAAGGTCTTGGGTGTGGGAGACGCCTCCGGGATGTTCCCAATTGACGAAAAGACCGGCACGTACAACCAGGACATGTTGGAGAAATTCAACAACCTGGATAACGTTAAGCCATATCCTTGGCAGTTAGCTGACATCTTGCCTGACATTTTACCAGCTGGTAAAGCAGCCGGTAGTTTGACGGCTGACGGTGCCAAGTTATTGGATGCCAGTGGTAATTTGGAAGCCGGTAGCGTCATGGCACCACCTGAAGGGGATGCTGGTACCGGGATGGTTGGTACGAACAGTGTTCGTCAACGGACTGGGAACATCTCCGTTGGAACGTCTGCGTTCTCAATGAACGTCTTAGACAAGCCACTATCCAAGGTTTATCGCGACATTGATATCGTGATGACGCCAGACGGTTCACCAGTTGCCATGGTCCACGTGAATAACTGTTCTTCAGATATTAACGCCTGGGCCAACATCTTCGGTGAATTTGCCGCTCGGCTGGGTGTTGATTTGAAGCCTGACCGGCTGTACGAAACGTTATTCTTGGCCTCAACTAAGGCTGACGCAGATGCCGGTGGTTTGGTCAACTACAGCTACCAATCTGGTGAGAACATTACCAAGATCCAAGCGGGCCGGCCATTATTTGTCCGGACACCAAACAGCCATTTCTCTTTACCTAACTTCATGCTGACGCAACTCTACGCTGCGTTTGCACCACTCCAAATCGGAATGGACATTTTAGTTAACGAGGAACACGTGCAAACGGATGTGATGATTGCGCAGGGTGGTTTATTCCGGACGCCAGTTATCGGCCAGCAGGCCCTGGCGAACGCCTTAAATATCCCCATCACGGTTATGAGCACGGCTGGTGAGGGTGGTCCTTGGGGGATGGCAGTTCTAGCCGCCTTTGCCCAACGGAATACCGGCGAAAGCTTGGAAGACTTCTTGGATCAAGATGTCTTCACCAACCCAGAAAGCATGACGTTAAGTCCCGAACCTGAAGGGGTCAAGGGCTACCGTAAGTTTATTGGCAAGTACCAAAGCGGGTTGTCAGTGGAAGCTGCCGCCGGCGATGCCATCAGTGACTAA
- a CDS encoding L-ribulose-5-phosphate 4-epimerase: protein MLEDLKQEVYEANMQLPKLGLVTFTWGNVSGIDRDKGLFVIKPSGVDYDKLKPSDMVVVNLDGEVVEGEMNPSSDTPTHTVLYNKFPNIGGIVHTHSPWAVSFAGANMDVPAMNTTHADTFYGDVPAADALTKAEIEEDYEGYTGETIVKTFNERGLDYEAVPAALVSQHGPFAWGPTPAKAVYNAKVLEVVAEEDYHSMQLTKKNLELPQYLLDKHYLRKHGANAYYGQNNAKSKEHAARQ, encoded by the coding sequence ATGTTAGAAGATTTGAAGCAAGAGGTTTACGAAGCCAACATGCAACTGCCTAAATTAGGGTTAGTTACGTTTACTTGGGGCAATGTTTCCGGTATTGACCGGGATAAGGGGCTGTTCGTCATCAAGCCATCCGGTGTTGATTACGACAAGCTAAAGCCTAGTGACATGGTCGTTGTAAACCTCGACGGTGAAGTGGTTGAAGGGGAGATGAACCCTTCCAGCGACACCCCAACGCATACCGTACTTTACAACAAGTTCCCCAACATTGGAGGGATCGTGCACACGCATTCACCTTGGGCAGTTTCATTTGCTGGCGCCAACATGGACGTTCCAGCTATGAATACCACGCACGCGGATACGTTCTACGGCGATGTGCCAGCCGCTGACGCCTTGACGAAGGCTGAAATTGAAGAAGACTACGAAGGTTACACGGGTGAAACCATCGTGAAGACCTTCAATGAACGTGGTCTCGACTATGAAGCCGTGCCAGCAGCGCTGGTTAGCCAACACGGTCCCTTCGCTTGGGGGCCAACCCCAGCTAAGGCTGTGTACAATGCTAAGGTCTTGGAAGTTGTTGCGGAGGAGGATTATCACTCCATGCAACTGACTAAGAAGAATTTGGAATTGCCACAATACCTGTTAGACAAGCATTACCTCAGAAAGCATGGGGCCAACGCCTACTACGGCCAGAACAATGCTAAGTCCAAGGAACATGCTGCACGGCAATAA
- the araA gene encoding L-arabinose isomerase, with product MLSVPDYEFWFVTGSQHLYGEEQLKSVAKDAQDIADKLNASGKLPYKVVFKDVMTTAESITSFMKEVNYNDKVAGVITWMHTFSPAKNWIRGTELLQKPLLHLATQYLNNIPYADIDFDYMNLNQSAHGDREYAYINARLGMNNKIVYGYWGDEEVQAKIGSWEDVAVAYNESFKVKVARFGDTMRNVAVTEGDKVQAQIQMGWTVDYYGIGDLVEEISKVKDADVDKEYADLESKYEMVQGDNDADKYKHSVRVQLKQYLGIKSFLEKGGYTAFTTNFEDLWGMEQLPGLAAQLLIRDGYGFGAEGDWKTAALGRVMKIMSHNKQTAFMEDYTLDLRKGHEAILGSHMLEVDPSIASDKPRVEVHPLDIGGKADPARLVFSGSEGDAIDVTVADFRDGFKMISYAVDAHKAEADTPKLPVAKQLWTPKVGLEKGALAWMQAGGGHHTMLSFSLTEEQMEDFATMVNMNKAFIK from the coding sequence ATGTTATCAGTACCAGATTATGAATTTTGGTTCGTTACCGGTTCACAACACCTTTATGGTGAAGAACAATTAAAGTCCGTTGCTAAAGATGCTCAAGACATCGCTGACAAATTAAACGCCAGTGGCAAATTACCTTACAAGGTTGTCTTTAAGGATGTTATGACGACTGCTGAAAGCATCACTTCCTTCATGAAGGAAGTTAACTACAACGACAAAGTTGCCGGTGTGATTACTTGGATGCACACGTTCTCCCCAGCTAAGAATTGGATCCGTGGGACTGAACTATTACAAAAGCCATTACTTCACTTGGCTACGCAATACTTGAACAACATTCCATACGCTGACATCGACTTTGACTACATGAACTTAAACCAAAGTGCTCACGGTGACCGCGAATATGCTTACATCAACGCTCGTTTAGGCATGAACAACAAGATTGTTTACGGCTACTGGGGTGACGAAGAAGTCCAAGCTAAGATCGGTTCATGGGAAGACGTTGCTGTTGCTTACAACGAAAGCTTCAAGGTTAAGGTTGCTCGTTTCGGTGACACCATGCGTAACGTTGCCGTTACTGAAGGTGACAAAGTTCAAGCACAGATCCAAATGGGCTGGACCGTTGACTACTACGGTATCGGTGACTTGGTTGAAGAAATCAGCAAGGTCAAAGACGCTGATGTCGACAAGGAATACGCTGACTTGGAAAGCAAGTACGAAATGGTTCAAGGCGACAACGATGCTGACAAGTACAAGCACTCAGTTCGGGTTCAATTGAAGCAATACCTTGGTATCAAGAGTTTCTTGGAAAAGGGTGGTTACACTGCCTTCACCACGAACTTCGAAGACCTCTGGGGTATGGAACAATTACCTGGTTTAGCCGCACAATTATTAATTCGTGACGGTTACGGCTTCGGTGCCGAAGGTGACTGGAAGACCGCTGCTTTGGGCCGTGTCATGAAGATCATGTCCCACAACAAGCAAACGGCCTTCATGGAAGACTACACGCTGGACTTACGGAAGGGCCACGAAGCCATCCTAGGTTCACATATGCTGGAAGTTGACCCTTCAATCGCTTCCGACAAGCCTCGTGTTGAAGTTCACCCATTGGATATCGGTGGCAAGGCTGATCCTGCCCGTCTGGTATTCTCTGGTTCAGAAGGTGACGCCATTGATGTGACCGTTGCTGACTTCCGTGATGGTTTCAAGATGATCAGCTACGCCGTTGATGCTCACAAGGCTGAAGCTGACACGCCTAAGCTCCCAGTTGCTAAGCAACTCTGGACGCCAAAGGTTGGTCTTGAAAAGGGTGCCTTAGCTTGGATGCAAGCTGGTGGTGGTCACCACACTATGCTCTCCTTCTCATTGACTGAAGAACAAATGGAAGACTTTGCTACCATGGTTAACATGAACAAGGCTTTCATCAAGTAA
- a CDS encoding sugar O-acetyltransferase, with amino-acid sequence MAKTEQEKMVTGELFDVYDAELVAQRDAARQQVEAFNALGESNPEESERLIRKLFGATGESVSVHPTFRCDYGYNIYVDDDFFANYDCVMLDVGPIHIGKHCLLGPKVQIYSVNHPAEPELRRNGAMGIGKPVTLGDDVWVGGGAIICPGVTLGNNVIVGAGSVVTKSFGDNVVVAGNPARVVKNLK; translated from the coding sequence ATGGCTAAGACAGAACAAGAAAAAATGGTTACCGGTGAATTGTTTGACGTCTATGACGCTGAATTAGTTGCGCAGCGGGATGCTGCTCGGCAACAGGTGGAGGCATTTAATGCGCTCGGGGAAAGCAATCCTGAGGAAAGTGAGCGGTTGATCCGAAAGCTTTTCGGTGCCACTGGCGAGTCAGTGAGTGTGCATCCCACGTTTCGGTGTGACTATGGCTATAATATTTATGTCGATGACGATTTCTTCGCCAACTATGACTGTGTCATGCTGGACGTAGGTCCCATTCACATTGGCAAACACTGCCTGTTGGGGCCGAAAGTTCAGATTTATTCCGTCAATCATCCAGCTGAGCCAGAGCTGCGGCGTAATGGTGCCATGGGTATTGGCAAGCCCGTTACGCTGGGGGATGACGTCTGGGTCGGTGGTGGTGCCATTATCTGTCCGGGGGTTACGCTGGGCAACAACGTGATTGTCGGTGCCGGTAGTGTGGTTACCAAGTCATTCGGTGATAACGTCGTCGTAGCGGGTAACCCGGCACGAGTCGTTAAGAATTTAAAATAA
- a CDS encoding glycine cleavage system H protein (lipoate-binding), translated as MIDRIEASADALWVTPQEEGILRLGFADDGREMLGPVTKISWLATTGPLKLGTPFMVVTGETDELTLRSPFAGKILQINSELADHPERLNNRNDDLDWMLDLADD; from the coding sequence ATGATTGATCGGATTGAAGCAAGTGCGGATGCTTTGTGGGTGACACCGCAGGAAGAGGGGATTTTGCGGTTGGGTTTTGCGGACGATGGGCGCGAGATGTTAGGGCCCGTAACTAAAATTTCCTGGTTAGCGACGACTGGTCCTCTTAAGCTGGGAACGCCATTCATGGTGGTGACCGGTGAGACGGATGAACTCACGTTACGGTCGCCCTTTGCCGGCAAGATTCTACAGATTAACTCGGAGTTAGCCGACCATCCAGAGCGGTTAAACAACCGTAACGATGATTTAGACTGGATGCTTGATTTAGCTGATGATTAG